Proteins encoded in a region of the Salvelinus sp. IW2-2015 linkage group LG27, ASM291031v2, whole genome shotgun sequence genome:
- the LOC111953223 gene encoding TLE family member 5 isoform X1, giving the protein MMFPQSRHSASSQSSQPLKFTTSDSCDRIKDEFQFLQAQYHSLKMECDKLASEKSEMQRHYIMYYEMSYGLNIEMHKQAEIVKRLSGICAQVLPYLSQEHQQQVLGAIERAKQVTPPEMNSIIRQQLQVHQLSQLQGLGLPTMAPLPMGLSAPSLPPTSSAGLMSLSSILASHSHSQAAHAQAQAQLAKEDKARDAAEREQREEDGDKSD; this is encoded by the exons ATGATGTTTCCACAATCAAGACACTCG GCTTCCTCCCAGTCCTCCCAGCCTCTCAAGTTCACCACCTCTGACTCCTGCGACCGCATCAAGGATGAGTTTCAGTTCCTACAAGCACAATACCATAg CTTGAAGATGGAGTGTGACAAGCTAGCTAGTGAGAAGTCAGAGATGCAGCGTCATTACATCATG TACTACGAGATGTCTTATGGACTGAACATTGAAATGCACAAACAG GCTGAGATCGTGAAGAGACTAAGCGGGATCTGTGCTCAGGTTCTCCCCTACCTATCTCAAGAG CACCAGCAGCAGGTCCTAGGGGCCATAGAGAGAGCCAAGCAGGTCACTCCTCCTGAGATGAACTCTATCATACGg CAGCAGCTCCAGGTACACCAGTTATCTCAGCTTCAGGGCTTGGGCCTCCCCACGATGGCCCCTCTCCCCATGGGTCTGTCTGCTCCCAGCCTCCCCCCAACCTCCAGTGCCGGACTGATGTCCCTGTCCTCCATCCTGGCCTCGCACTCCCACTCACAGGCAGCACAtgcacag GCTCAGGCCCAGCTGGCTAAAGAAGACAAGGCCAGAGacgcagcagagagagaacagagggaagaggatggagaCAAGTCTGACTGA
- the LOC111953223 gene encoding amino-terminal enhancer of split isoform X2, producing the protein MMFPQSRHSASSQSSQPLKFTTSDSCDRIKDEFQFLQAQYHSLKMECDKLASEKSEMQRHYIMYYEMSYGLNIEMHKQAEIVKRLSGICAQVLPYLSQEHQQQVLGAIERAKQVTPPEMNSIIRQLQVHQLSQLQGLGLPTMAPLPMGLSAPSLPPTSSAGLMSLSSILASHSHSQAAHAQAQAQLAKEDKARDAAEREQREEDGDKSD; encoded by the exons ATGATGTTTCCACAATCAAGACACTCG GCTTCCTCCCAGTCCTCCCAGCCTCTCAAGTTCACCACCTCTGACTCCTGCGACCGCATCAAGGATGAGTTTCAGTTCCTACAAGCACAATACCATAg CTTGAAGATGGAGTGTGACAAGCTAGCTAGTGAGAAGTCAGAGATGCAGCGTCATTACATCATG TACTACGAGATGTCTTATGGACTGAACATTGAAATGCACAAACAG GCTGAGATCGTGAAGAGACTAAGCGGGATCTGTGCTCAGGTTCTCCCCTACCTATCTCAAGAG CACCAGCAGCAGGTCCTAGGGGCCATAGAGAGAGCCAAGCAGGTCACTCCTCCTGAGATGAACTCTATCATACGg CAGCTCCAGGTACACCAGTTATCTCAGCTTCAGGGCTTGGGCCTCCCCACGATGGCCCCTCTCCCCATGGGTCTGTCTGCTCCCAGCCTCCCCCCAACCTCCAGTGCCGGACTGATGTCCCTGTCCTCCATCCTGGCCTCGCACTCCCACTCACAGGCAGCACAtgcacag GCTCAGGCCCAGCTGGCTAAAGAAGACAAGGCCAGAGacgcagcagagagagaacagagggaagaggatggagaCAAGTCTGACTGA